The Elgaria multicarinata webbii isolate HBS135686 ecotype San Diego chromosome 1, rElgMul1.1.pri, whole genome shotgun sequence genome includes the window CATATAAGCCTGATTGGGGTGTAcaatcaaaatggtggccatacaAGCCCAACACGCACCACAGCTCATAGTTGATTAAATAACACATGACGAGCCGTCAGTGTCATGTAAACTGCATCACTGGATCTTTCTGCAAATGCTCTAGGGTGGACTTCATTCTCCACCCGCATAAAGGGAGATCTGCTATATTCTGCAGTCCCTGGGAAgcccataagattgcagcctaaatggatTATCTTGCATTTTTCAAAGCTGGAATGTGCTTATATATCAAAAGGCTGATGCTTTTCCGTTTCAGGCAGTCCtgaaataattctgttaatctgAACAAATTTCACAAGTTAAATGAGCAGGACCTCTCTGCAGAATATTCCACAAACAACCCCCCAAATTTCACGTTGAGCTGAACACTCAAATAAAAATTGAGTTCCCTGTAGTTATTGTGAAAATGTCAACTGCGACATTTGTGTCAACTGCATATTTGAGATTCAAattgtggctggctggcttttttgcagaaaaataataCAATAAGCAAATTAGTGGGGGGGATGTTACTGTTCAACATAGTTTTTTTattaacaacaacatcatcaataacaacaaaacaacaacaacatacatacacacaatctGGCATTTGGGAAAGGAATaaacaacagccttccccaacctccagatgtgttggattacaactcccgaCATGCCTCAACTAGGgggttgctgtccaacacatctggggggcatcaggtttgggaagggtGCTTTGCACAATTGTGTCATTTGTTTCCCCTCTTTCCTGAAATTCTAGCATAAAGCATCTTGTGGTGAGGTTCAAATAATCAAGAACCCAAAGTGGTGTGGCATAGCCTTCCATTCTCTTGGAACACTGAGGAAGGAATCCATCACAATACTGGCACGTAGCACTCCCTTGCAGTCTCTCTCTCACCACCACACTTGGCTACAGCTGTTCTACACCTCCAAATTTTCTACTTGGCTTTCACTGCTTGCCTCTTGCCGTATCTTAAGCCGAACGAGTTCCAGTTGTACGTGGAAAGGTCATTCTCCCGTTCTACCAGCAACGCCCCCTGTGGGATGACAAGCATTCTGCTCCTTGCTGGATGCGTCCCTTGCCAGAACTGCAGCTGATGCTCCTGACGCTTGCACAGAAGGCTTGGTATGGTTTTCAGTCCTCCTTTCCCAGAGGTGGACATCCTTTTTGCACATGGGATGACATCAGCCCAGGGGATCAGATTGGCAACGTTCTTCGAAGGTTCACCTGTGGAGAATGAGAGACTTTATAAGGAGGGGACAGTTGAAGACTCACTGGTGGTGATGTTGGGGAATCTTATGACAGCACTGTGCCAAATTTTATTTCCAACCATTCGTTGGGGGAAAGAGCCAAAAGAAATTGCATccaaaattgtgggaaggggtgagaattttggagaaacttcTCAGGGTGCAGTGTGTCAGTGCTTATCTTAATGGAAGGAGTTGGCTGAGGGGTGAGGTGGTGCGgtgtgcctgaaagctgagcgaGGCAGATGTtgttaaaaggaaggaaggaggaggaggaggaggaggagacgctcTGCTTTCAGGCATTCAGCAGGCAGCAGTACTGGAAAGGCCCAAGGAAGAAAGTCCTACTTAAGTCCTCcagggggcttttcagaaagtTCAAGCAGCCAGGGAGGCGGCAAAGAGTGGataggatgggataaaaatgataaaataaacagCACACACACCATCTCCCCTCAGCCACATCCTTCCAGCAAGGTAATCCTGGAAGCCCAACCCCCTGAGAAATGTCTCTGAAATCCTCAacatccctgcaaaagaggctcaAAAAAGACTGCGTCTTTTCAGGGAAACAAAAGAGGCAGCAAAAGGGCAGGTGGGTTTCAGCACAGCATAGGTTTACACATCATCTCCCCATCATAGGGCATTTCTAGATGAGGGGAATGGAGGGTgacaatctcacgattttatgatcacgagatcgtcgcccttgtctacacgtggtgcgcgacattgcagctgccattttggctttttttttaaaggaaaaggaataCATGAGTGCTCGACTGAAAttgtaaggtgtttttaaaaaaaaaaaaaaaaaaaaaagctcgcactgcccccaccccacccctgatgggcaaagagcgcctgaggagttctgtgcccggCTCCTCGTGTTACTCGCGAGAAGCCGGGGAGAAACCGCGATGACAGGCCGCACGTTCCACGGTCTCcgaatcatcccaagaccgtggaaaaaattgaaattaatgggtagggcaataacccagggaaagggaggaatcatccttccctgctcccgagatgccctgtgcatcatgtggatgcacagggacaatccggggatgatccccaggatatcaccctgtctagctctAGCAAGTGCTGAGGGGCACGGGATGTagcctggttaaaaaaaaaggcacaagaccataggaagctaccttatatcaAATCAGACCAATCCAGGTCACAGTTGTCTACTCCAGAGGTGGCAACTCGTGGACTTCTAGATGTTTTGAGTTACAACTTCCGCTATTCTTCACCATTGCCGATGcgagctaggactgatgggagttgcaggtcaaaacctctgaatagctgTAAGTTGTCCTCCACCCctggtcaacactgactggcagtagctctccaagaTTTTAGGGGGCTTTTGCAGTCCTTCTTGGAGATGCTAGGTCTTAAACCTGGGATGTTTTGCATGCAACACATGTGTTCTACTATTGTGCCATTGCcttctcaaaaaataaaataaaaaataaaataggcagGGAAGTAAAAGGAAAGTACTCCTGTACTCCTGAATACCCTCTACTTTTGAGACTCAGCCACGTAGACTGCAGAGTCCACAGTGGTCTCCATCAGCCATGTGGATTGGCATGGTGGCATCCAATATAGGTTAAAGCAACCCATACATTGGAGCCAGTatggtgttggcctgggagtattggcctgggagtcaggagatcctacttctagtccccactcagccatggaaacccactggttgactttgggccagtcacagactctcagcccaacctacctcacagggttgttgttgtgaggataaaatggagaggaggaggattatgtacaccaccttgggttccttggagggggaaaaggcgggatataaatgcaataataaagaaataaaaatattggGACAGTAAGGAACAAAATATAGAAACAATATGGAACTGAAAACATTATGGAactgaaaaacaatatacaacatgGAACTGAGAATCACCTCGATATATTTCCTCATTGTTCTTCTCTTGTACATCAAATTCAAATAACTGCTTAAGCGCATGGCAGCAGCTTTTTCTCCCCTTCAGGGTTCTCCTTAAACCTGATAAGAATCTGAGTGCCAtcagatgaggggggggggagaaattgcatttccctatcATCgcttcccccctttcccacttctgttcccacaatacttcctctttcttcatacagGGCAAGAAAgcagaagtaaacaatgaccacatggccatTTTTATTGGTCATTTTTATtgtactgcttttcctgcacacagcaggaaatggcggcacgttccattttaaaaaggggggatttaAAGCAGTCTATTttctgatggaaagaaggcaagaaggaacaggagatgcatgggaggccgatgttgtcgtcaaaaggacctgcgaacatcTGTAAGTTGGgcgtaatgagcatgcaataaaatgctcatttgatgaCATTCTCCGTCTGAACCGACCCCACTTGTTACCTGGATGCTTGGAGCCCTTAAGAGGGATATAGCTGTCTGTCAATTTTCCAAGTGGAGCTCTGAAGAgtaacaggagcagcagcagcagcagcacggaaCTGACTAGATTCATCCTGGGATGGAGCAGATCTGAAATTACAGataaaggaaaagaaagtggGGGATATGCTGAAAGTAAACACATTGGAAATAAAATGCTGGGGGTGAAACTGCTGAAATGACAGCTGCATGGCTTTCTAGCCACtcagacaatttatttatttatttatttatttatttatttatttatttatttatttatttattgtttattacatttctataccgcccaatagccggagctctctgggcggctcacaaaaattaaaaccattcaaagtataaaacaacagtataaaaccgtaatataattGCCTTTGAGTTGCACTCATGCTATTATTTATATCACACATAGAGCTCATCTTGATGATGGCGCATCGGTGCTGCGAGCCCCCAACCCCCACATCTGTGCTCCTTCGTGTCATCCGCATGCAAAGGAGTGAGTGTGGGGGTTTGCAGGCAAGGAGAAGCGCCCATGCACCGGGGCACCTGCACCTCCTcattttccagtttttgtttgtttgtcttaccttttctttggaggaggcacCGTGCCCATGCACCGGGATGCCCGCATCGCCTTGCatccccatttttgtttttgcctttATTGCTTTTCCTCATGCCAGAGAAGTGTGGAGGCAGGACAGCGACCGTCCAGCTTGCTGGCCCACCCTTCCCACCCCGttcgggcagatggtgaccaatcaggggtcgccatctgcccagacatgcCTCCGAAGCAGGtccggagcaaggcgacagatggcTGATGCCGTCGTCGCCTCGCTCCAAgtggaaaaagtcggggtaagttcccaagtttttaaaatcagagctccaggggaaagccctgggatggctctgtgatggtggctgcatcatataaacgacctgccaccactgtgtatccaccctggggcaaatccctcatcaagacaggcccaTAGACAGGGCCAGTGAAACATCATTTTCCCTTACTCCGTTCCATTTCATTGACATATGCTACTGAGCATCTCAAGTGCAATGGAGCACACTCAATATTACGAAATGAAGCCTGGTTCCCCTTTTCTGCCAGCACTTCCTATCAGATTTCACATATATCTAAATTCTGAAAAGGGGAAGGGAATCTATTCCATTCGTTATTTAGCACACAGATGACCTCTTCAGTCATTTGCAAGTAGATATGTGTGTGGAATTTACAACTGACCTGAAAACTAccctgttctgtttttcttttccaactgtcaCCCTACATTCTGTGGCTCCAGATCATGGCAAGTCCTCACTGGGCTTTTCGAGGTGGGGTGTTGTCCCcttaggtgttttttaaaagagttttCCTGCACTTTTGCAAGACTcaggcttctcccccccccccaacatggtAATACTTAGCTGTACTCACTACCTGAGTATAGTGTGAGAAGGACTGATCATTCAGTAAAATGGAGAGTCATAACTTTCAGATGTTAAATGGTAcctaaccagtggaggctgatggctctgactttagtggggctgtgaatccattctgggtttcagtcagaatcagccagaactctaaaggagctttccaaagtcctgaacccaatcccccaaaaggtccagcaccttggatagctcctttagggttctggctgattctgactaaaacccagtatgggttcacagccccaccaaaatcggagccacctgcctctGCTCTACCTGCCTGCCTCTGCTGTACCTGGCATGTCAAGAAAGAGTTTTCTTTCATGAATATAAAGTTAACATGTGCATAGAGAGTGAAGTgcttttaaggctgcagtcctaagcacacgTATTCAGGAGGAAACCCCGTCTGACATGCTTAGTGTCACACTGCATGTGCCCTGTGAACACAAGCCACATGAGCTTCAGTGACATACCCAATGGCAAAAGCGCTTTGGAGAATACCATTTTAAAATCCCCAGGGCAATCAGTACATATATCTTTAACCACAACTACCCACCGGCTGGAAGAGCAGAACATAGACCTCACGAAATTGCCATCAAATCACAGCAGGTTGCACATTTGAGGGTCAGCATAAAAGCAACGCACAGCAGCAACCTTTCAGGACTATCCTAAAACAGATGTAGCATATATCACGCTTCCTCTCTCTGTACGAAATTGCCTGGGCATTACCTCAAAATGCCTGTGATGGTCAAAGAGAAGACTCTTCTGAGGTGGCTCCTCCCCTTCACAAGGGGTGGCGGAGGGGACTGGATTGGCTGTGCAATTAATGCTCTGCGAGCGCCGTGTGTAGTGACTGAAAGCTTAATTGAA containing:
- the KISS1 gene encoding metastasis-suppressor KiSS-1; translation: MRASRCMGTVPPPKKRMNLVSSVLLLLLLLLLFRAPLGKLTDSYIPLKGSKHPGEPSKNVANLIPWADVIPCAKRMSTSGKGGLKTIPSLLCKRQEHQLQFWQGTHPARSRMLVIPQGALLVERENDLSTYNWNSFGLRYGKRQAVKAK